The Branchiostoma lanceolatum isolate klBraLanc5 chromosome 7, klBraLanc5.hap2, whole genome shotgun sequence nucleotide sequence GGCATTGCATCAATGGCAGTGCATGCATGTCTTAAAATTAGAGAGTTAACAGGTCCCCGAACTAAAGCCAGTGTCCGCTGGTTGCACACTGTTTTTAAACATCATTGCCTCCTTGTTACTGCAGTGCCTGCACATCTGCATCGCTGGAACCTTCCTATGTGTTGAGAGCCATTGGAGCTGATGAAGACCTGGCGCATTCCTCCATCAGGTAAAGAAATAAGGCCACTACGATGTGCTTTTGAGACTATAGATGTCTATACATGTCCATTTCCCTTTCACAAAGACAGTAATCTTTGATGTATTTTGGTTTTGTAGTCATGGTTGTCATAATAAGACAGTGGATTTCCAATTTATTTTCCACTTGACAAGAAACTgtactcaaactcaaacttgtCATGAAACATTGTAGGTTTGGCATTGGGCGGTTTACAACAGAAGAGGAAGTGGATTACACTGCAGAGAAAACTATCAAGCATGTCACAGCACTGCGGGAGATGAGGTGAGACAACTCTCTTGTTCAAACCATAGGCTCACCTGTGGGTTATTCTTCTGCTAACACGCATTGCAAAGACACTCAGTCAGTTGATGGATAATGAAATCATCCAACTGTTCTCAGTGTTAATTATGCTTCTGTTGTACCAAGTTATGATTAACTCAGGTGGGCGACTGGAATAAAACAAACGAAACAAATCTCTTTAACTGGGaaaatatggtacatgtacttgtgcatTGGCGATAACTTTATATTGCAGAATATTGTTGGAATCTTAGTTCATTTTGTACAACATTTTGAACGTTATTTTACAGTCCCTTGTGGGAGATGGTTCAGGAGGGTATTGACCTGAAGAATATCAAGTGGTCGCAGCACTAGGTGGCTTCTGCAGCCAGCAGTGACTACGGGCCATGTCCTCCGCAGAGTGGGGTTTACAAGCCAGTTGGACTCCGTAGAGTAGGACTTATATGGATAACTGATGCATTTATGCAAGTCATCTAAAGTGAAACAAAGCTTTTTAGGTCTCGAACAACAAAAAGTTTCATCAATAAGTGATGGTGGGCTATCTTGATGATGTTATATTTAGTCATGTATAAAGCTGGTATGGACGGCTATCATGCTTAACATTCTTGCTGGATGAAGTAAGCCTGTGTATCATATGAAGGTGAATATAATATACTGGTTGTTCGTCAAGTTTTACTGAAGAAACTTTTGAAAAGTATAAGGTGTTTAAGAAACAACTCCTTGAGGAAGATAATGCTGAAGGAAGGTGACTTGCAGATTTGTATTTGTGATCATACCGTCATCATCTTTACTTCTCTCATGGCAATTTATGTGCATCATATAGAAGAATTAAAAGCAATGTTCTATAGAAACTGGAACGTGTGTCACTCACGGAAACTTTTGTCTTGATTTGTTAGTCTatcgtacatgtacaataaggaCTTATTCTTTTCTTTGGACATTCTATGATTTTTGGGGCTCACAGATAAAGAGATGATTTTTGTGCACCTTGCACTTGTAGCATAGCAGCCGTAGTTGGCACTGATAAGTTTTGGTTAACGTTTAACTGATATAATAAACACTAAAATAAAACAGGCCCTAGGACCCTTTCATCTCTTGGGATCTGTAGTAATCAAAACCATTTTAATGATTTAAAAAAGAGAAGCAAGTCCTCAGTGTCGTTCCTTGCAATTACACAATGTAGCAAGTATATTCTGTaagacatacaaaaagtcaAAAGCTGTACTTATTCCTATCAAATATAAAAGTTAGGACTCATGAATAATAATTCACAAGCCACACCACTTGATGTACCAAGCAATATTAATAGGATCTCATTTTGTGTATTCAACCTATAttacaagaaaaatcatgacaagAAGATAGGGCGTTTGGTCTGTGCATCAGAATTATTCTTATTGCTGACTGTACTGACATACATGTTTAATTGGGATAGAACCaattatttttaaaatgttACAGGGATCAGTGTCTTTTACAATGCACACCAAAGTTTCCAAATAACTCAGTTTATTCACTTAGGACTTCTACTTTCAAaagtttcatatacatgtagtgcaacTCCCCCTACCCACCTGTTGATAGATATATAATGCCTTGCAAAACCTTATAACCAGGAGCTGTAAGGAGCATTTCTATCTGACCTAGCGCTTGCATCATGTGTACACACTGAAACGACATAAACTGTACATATCACTAACTATGACTGTATCCCTTAGTCTTAGCTATCATTTTATACAAGTAATCTCAGCTTTAAAATGATGCTGTTATCTTGAACACCTCTCTGTATCATGACGACTGACTTGATTTAATTCCGGAGTGCCTGCAACCTGAAAGATAAAAAGACAACTTACTAAGTCAAATGGACACAAGCATTCGCACATGTGTTAAGTCAGGGATACAAACTGGaatgcaaacacacagacacatttatGTTCTACTAGTAGGCATAAAACCCTGACATATTTAGTGGTACCTTCTGGACAGGTGGTCCtcctgtgtctgtgtctttgaGCTGCTGGCTCCGATGGACTCCTGAGCAGGCCCAAGCCCCTCCAGCTGGGTCATGACCTCCAGGCCACTCTCCTCTGCCACCTGCTTGATGAGGTCATCGACCTGGTCCTGAGGGGTTGTCAGTGTAGTAGCAGTTCCCATGGAACTCTCCAAGGTCTAGAggaaaaacatcaacatttttgtttgttagaaAAGAAAATGACTCCTTTCTGAATGCAAGGCACCTCTCAAATTGAGAATTCATGATCAAAacaatactactagtactgaatGCAACATCAGGATGCAGAAACTTGCAGTACATGTCTTGTCTATGAACTCTTGCTTAAGGTTATACACACCTGTGTGTGGACATCCAAGTCTTCAAACTgcttctcaaacttctccatcaCCTGGCTTACCTAAGAGTGGGGAAAAATCGAGTGGGCGTTAAaccatgtcatttgcataagatTTTGAGGATGAAAAGCATTGTAAAGGGAGATTGGTACACTCACTCAATTGCTATATGCTACAAACCATAGAGTCACAGTAGATTACACAATAGGATTTTGACTAGCTTTAATAACCTTCATACGTATAAACTGACCTTCTGCAGATCCATGGATCCCATGGCCTTGTCCAGTGCTTTGGTCACATGTCCCATATCCTTGGCAACCTGAGAAAATGGAACATTCGATAATTTCAAGCAGGCTCCTGTGCCATGACACTTAATTTACTTACAATAAAAGGCAATGCATATGCCTCAGTACACAGAAGTATATTACGTTACTTTATTACTTGGACCACTTGCTGGCATTGAAGCTGTTCTGATATGACAACCTTCACATGGTCTTGTGGCAGGttgtacatgcacacatacaacCATCATAGACTACACCAGCCTGCACACTGCCATACCTGCTTCATTGCCACAGCTGACTGTACTCTGGAAGCCACTCCGTCCACCCTGGCTGACATCCGGAGGTAGTTCAGGCCTTCGTTGTGCTTCCTGATGGCATTTTCAGCATAAACCTTAGCAACATCCATGTTCTTCTGCTGCAGGGCCTAGGGAAATAAATTCACTCACAATTTCTCATCATATACTCGTGCATGTACTAAAAACTGTCCAGGGGCATATTATCATGTGCATTGTTTAATGCATCACAAGTACCATAACTtaagatatacagtcaaacctgtattagcggtcacctttgcatagcggccacctgcccatagtggtcactttttgtcggtcccttggatttttcccattgacgtaagcattaagaattcgtaTATAGTGGtcactgtccaacgcggtcgcggccacacggttttcggtcccgcgggtctggaaacactgccgataacagtcccggcgcatggtcgccgcaagatttctttcaaatctcggccgaaaaatattgtcattatactttttttatagcagtgttacccatgaaaatgttgcctatggttttattttgcccctggtgagggttttgaatttccaaaaccgctaagacgccagaaatttgcagacaaagagAGCCTCTTGTGCGCGGTACATGTTGccgacgctttgt carries:
- the LOC136439274 gene encoding charged multivesicular body protein 1a-like, whose amino-acid sequence is MSKMDETLFQLKFTAKQLDRLAKKSEKEEKQQKAKVKKALQQKNMDVAKVYAENAIRKHNEGLNYLRMSARVDGVASRVQSAVAMKQVAKDMGHVTKALDKAMGSMDLQKVSQVMEKFEKQFEDLDVHTQTLESSMGTATTLTTPQDQVDDLIKQVAEESGLEVMTQLEGLGPAQESIGASSSKTQTQEDHLSRRLQALRN